One window of Alkaliphilus metalliredigens QYMF genomic DNA carries:
- a CDS encoding methyl-accepting chemotaxis protein, protein MSNGNVSKIKSIRKAGMGLQFKLTVFIVLAFTFVTTGNSIFLQYASQVMDNLLLMNVMSTLVSIFLAGCVAFGIIKFFIKKPLDSLTDLGKRLANNNLTEKVQVKSKDEFGQLSDMFNHTIENLRVLIGQIQNATETINLSTQQLADSSSDMNEFSEVISNSTQQLANGSNEQSQSITDIGHAVDELAKNIQDIDVKLKKLDESTDSVMEKAATGQVTIDENMNVMQEIADFTDGLGGTIRTLKNDSDEISQILQMINNIAEQTNLLALNASIEAARAGDAGRGFAVVAEEIRKLAENSKGETENIEALIKNTQQNTSKAVSLMNDADKQIEKGLETSQRTKDAFSSIIQGTEESILQVKEINSLSTDVASISQEISATVQEISAVIEESSAVTEEVASGTEQQGTEFKKMMGSIQKLSTIGEELTSLIGQFKTK, encoded by the coding sequence ATGTCAAATGGTAACGTTTCTAAGATTAAAAGTATCAGAAAAGCTGGGATGGGTTTACAGTTTAAATTGACTGTTTTTATTGTTCTTGCATTTACTTTTGTCACTACAGGCAACTCTATCTTTCTGCAATATGCATCTCAAGTGATGGATAATCTATTGCTTATGAATGTGATGTCAACTTTAGTTTCAATTTTCTTAGCTGGTTGTGTAGCTTTTGGTATCATTAAGTTTTTTATAAAGAAACCATTAGATAGCTTAACTGATCTAGGAAAAAGATTAGCAAATAACAATCTTACGGAAAAAGTACAAGTTAAAAGTAAAGATGAATTTGGACAATTGTCTGATATGTTTAACCATACTATAGAAAATTTACGGGTCCTAATTGGACAAATACAGAATGCTACTGAAACGATTAACTTGTCTACCCAACAATTAGCTGATAGTTCTAGTGATATGAATGAGTTTAGTGAAGTGATTTCCAATAGCACTCAACAACTAGCCAATGGTTCCAATGAACAAAGTCAAAGCATTACGGATATTGGACATGCAGTTGATGAACTAGCCAAAAATATACAAGATATTGATGTAAAGCTAAAGAAATTAGATGAATCAACAGATAGTGTTATGGAAAAAGCTGCAACTGGACAAGTTACAATAGATGAAAATATGAATGTAATGCAAGAAATAGCGGATTTCACCGATGGTTTAGGGGGAACGATAAGAACATTAAAAAATGATTCCGATGAGATCTCACAAATATTACAAATGATAAATAATATTGCTGAACAAACAAATCTTCTTGCTTTAAATGCTTCTATAGAGGCAGCAAGAGCAGGAGATGCTGGTAGAGGTTTTGCGGTAGTTGCAGAAGAAATTAGAAAGCTTGCTGAAAATTCTAAAGGGGAAACTGAAAACATAGAGGCGTTGATAAAAAATACACAACAGAACACGAGTAAAGCTGTTAGCTTGATGAATGATGCAGATAAGCAAATAGAAAAGGGGTTAGAAACTTCACAAAGAACTAAAGATGCTTTTAGCAGTATTATTCAAGGTACGGAAGAAAGTATATTACAAGTTAAAGAGATTAATAGCTTATCTACAGATGTAGCAAGTATTAGTCAAGAAATCTCTGCTACTGTTCAAGAAATATCGGCAGTGATCGAAGAATCATCCGCAGTCACCGAAGAAGTAGCAAGTGGTACCGAACAACAAGGGACTGAGTTTAAAAAGATGATGGGTTCTATTCAAAAATTATCTACAATAGGTGAAGAATTAACTAGTTTAATTGGACAATTCAAAACAAAGTAG
- a CDS encoding transposase, translating to MDAINYKVRHEGQIVNKAAYVVLGVNVEGYKDILGI from the coding sequence ATGGATGCTATAAATTATAAAGTGCGTCATGAAGGGCAGATTGTCAATAAGGCCGCATACGTAGTATTAGGGGTGAATGTTGAAGGATACAAGGATATTCTAGGCATATAG
- a CDS encoding FAD binding domain-containing protein: MIKLFQIKNYAIPNTIEEAYQLLNEKRANTLLGGCGFLKMGKKTIPTAIDLSHLGLDKIKEDENAIEIGAMTSFRAVEVSSILNDHFDGILPRAVKEILGVQFRNVVTVGATVYSRYGFSDFITALLALDAYVILYKGGKIPLAAFLAQGCQKDILIKIVILKKNTRAAFHAMRNSQGDYAILNVAVSKENNEFKIAVGARPQRAMIAREASKLLGEGQLSEAMIEEVSILAAKELTFGSNMRGTKEYRQILCKALVKRGIKEVLS; the protein is encoded by the coding sequence GTGATTAAATTGTTTCAAATAAAAAACTATGCCATACCAAATACAATAGAAGAAGCCTATCAACTCTTAAATGAAAAAAGAGCCAACACCCTATTGGGAGGTTGTGGGTTTTTGAAAATGGGCAAAAAAACCATACCAACAGCCATTGATTTGTCCCATCTGGGATTAGATAAGATAAAAGAAGATGAAAACGCCATTGAAATAGGGGCAATGACCAGTTTTAGAGCTGTAGAAGTGAGTTCTATTCTAAATGATCATTTTGATGGCATACTACCAAGGGCCGTAAAGGAAATTTTAGGGGTCCAATTTAGAAATGTGGTAACGGTTGGGGCAACTGTTTATTCAAGGTATGGGTTTTCTGATTTCATTACAGCTCTGCTAGCCCTTGACGCCTATGTGATTTTATACAAAGGTGGAAAAATTCCTTTGGCGGCGTTTTTAGCCCAGGGATGTCAAAAGGATATTTTAATCAAAATAGTGATCCTAAAGAAAAACACAAGAGCAGCTTTTCATGCCATGAGGAATTCTCAAGGAGATTATGCCATATTAAATGTAGCGGTATCTAAAGAAAATAATGAATTCAAAATAGCGGTAGGGGCAAGACCACAAAGGGCGATGATTGCAAGGGAAGCGTCAAAGCTTTTAGGAGAAGGTCAATTAAGTGAAGCAATGATTGAAGAGGTTAGTATCCTGGCAGCTAAGGAGTTGACATTTGGGAGCAATATGAGAGGAACAAAGGAATACAGACAGATTCTTTGTAAGGCGCTAGTTAAAAGAGGAATCAAGGAGGTGCTCTCATGA
- a CDS encoding (2Fe-2S)-binding protein produces MKINVTVNDEQLEMEVGYDEFLVEALRRYGFNSVKRGCDTGCCGLCTIWINDQPTLSCSSLAVRANNQKITTIEGLQEEATDFAKVLVKEGAEQCGFCSPGFIMTILAMKRELKNPTEEEIIHYLTGNLCRCTGYLGQLRAVKKYMGVV; encoded by the coding sequence ATGAAGATCAATGTGACAGTGAATGATGAACAATTAGAAATGGAAGTTGGTTATGATGAGTTTTTAGTAGAAGCCTTAAGAAGATATGGCTTTAATAGTGTGAAAAGAGGCTGTGACACAGGCTGTTGTGGATTATGTACCATTTGGATAAATGATCAACCCACTCTTTCCTGTAGTAGTCTTGCTGTGAGGGCAAATAATCAAAAGATTACCACCATAGAAGGACTTCAGGAGGAAGCAACAGACTTTGCAAAGGTTTTAGTCAAAGAGGGTGCGGAACAATGTGGGTTCTGTAGTCCTGGTTTCATTATGACGATACTGGCCATGAAAAGAGAACTGAAAAATCCTACTGAAGAGGAGATCATCCATTATTTGACGGGAAACCTGTGTCGATGTACAGGATATCTAGGGCAGCTCAGGGCAGTGAAAAAGTATATGGGGGTGGTGTGA
- a CDS encoding xanthine dehydrogenase family protein molybdopterin-binding subunit: MKIVNQSITKIDGMDIATGKPVYTDDLVNVKALVVKILRSPHAFAKIKSIDVEKAKKRSGVACVLTHQDVPNQRFTMAGQSYPEPSPYDRLVLDEYVRYVGDEVAIIAAVDERTAIEAMKMIKVEYEILEPVLNFEEAIGHPSVIHPEENLEVNFDIGMKREKNIAATVLIENGDMEEALKNSPVIVEETYYTQAQAHGMMETQRAFTYLDVSGRLTIVTSTQIPFHVRRIVANALEIPKSKVRVIKPKIGGGFGGKQNASVEVFPAIVTLKTGKPAKIIYDRKENLGCTSSRHAMKIKVKLGADHEGNIKAVDMEALSDTGAYGEHASTVLGVAGYKTLPLYNTAKAVRYSGEAVYTNKMPAGALRGYGVTQGIFALESAINQLADQLNMDPAEVREKNLIKQGETNPILSGSKAGEPGKLDSCTLDRCIEKGKELIGWKEKYPSQRVSDTKVRAVGMAITMQGSGIAGIDTAAVTIKLNDDGLYSLLIGATEMGMGSDTILTQMAAETLEIGMDKFIVHGIDTDLSPYDTGSYASSTTYVTGNAVIKAAEDLKGKMMRQASGMLGVPLKGLRFKGDTIGVINHPDKQVSLNEIAADVGAGEGKQEQLMGSGTFGGDKSPPPFIAGFAEVEVDLETGKIVLIDYVAVIDCGTVINPNLARIQAEGGLVQGIGMAMYEDVLYDKAGRMMTNSFMQYKIPCRKDINKITVAFEPSYEPTGPFGAKSIGEVVINTPPPAIAHAVFNATGVYVRNLPITPEKVVKGMMESSK; encoded by the coding sequence ATGAAGATAGTCAATCAATCAATCACTAAAATAGACGGAATGGATATCGCCACGGGAAAACCTGTGTATACAGATGATTTAGTCAATGTGAAGGCATTGGTGGTTAAAATATTAAGAAGCCCCCATGCCTTTGCAAAGATTAAATCCATAGATGTAGAAAAGGCAAAAAAAAGAAGTGGTGTGGCCTGTGTGTTAACCCATCAGGATGTTCCCAACCAACGCTTTACCATGGCGGGACAATCCTATCCAGAACCCTCCCCCTATGATCGTTTGGTATTAGATGAGTATGTAAGATATGTAGGAGACGAAGTGGCCATTATTGCGGCAGTAGATGAAAGAACAGCCATTGAAGCCATGAAAATGATTAAGGTAGAATATGAAATACTAGAGCCGGTATTGAATTTTGAAGAAGCCATAGGGCATCCTTCGGTGATCCATCCTGAAGAAAATCTTGAAGTAAACTTTGATATAGGCATGAAAAGGGAAAAAAACATTGCAGCCACAGTCTTGATAGAAAATGGAGATATGGAGGAAGCATTGAAAAATAGCCCTGTAATTGTGGAGGAAACCTATTATACCCAGGCACAGGCCCACGGTATGATGGAGACGCAACGGGCATTTACCTATCTAGATGTCAGTGGCAGATTAACCATTGTGACCTCAACACAAATCCCCTTCCATGTGAGAAGAATTGTGGCCAATGCCCTTGAAATCCCTAAAAGCAAGGTGAGGGTGATCAAACCTAAAATCGGAGGTGGGTTTGGTGGTAAACAAAATGCTTCTGTTGAAGTGTTTCCAGCCATTGTAACATTGAAAACAGGGAAACCTGCAAAAATAATTTATGATAGAAAAGAGAATCTTGGCTGTACAAGTAGTCGACATGCCATGAAAATAAAAGTAAAACTAGGGGCAGATCATGAGGGGAATATCAAGGCAGTTGATATGGAAGCCCTATCGGATACAGGTGCCTATGGAGAGCATGCTTCTACGGTGTTAGGTGTGGCAGGCTATAAAACCCTGCCGTTATACAATACTGCAAAGGCAGTCAGATATAGTGGAGAAGCGGTCTACACCAATAAGATGCCAGCAGGAGCCTTAAGGGGCTATGGGGTGACACAGGGTATTTTTGCTCTGGAATCCGCTATTAATCAGTTGGCGGATCAGCTAAATATGGATCCAGCAGAGGTTAGAGAGAAAAATCTCATTAAACAAGGGGAAACCAATCCTATTTTAAGTGGTTCAAAGGCAGGAGAGCCAGGGAAATTAGATAGTTGTACATTAGATCGATGTATTGAAAAGGGTAAAGAATTGATTGGATGGAAGGAAAAATATCCCAGTCAAAGGGTGAGTGATACGAAGGTAAGGGCTGTAGGCATGGCAATTACAATGCAAGGTTCAGGTATTGCTGGAATTGATACTGCAGCTGTCACCATTAAGTTAAACGATGATGGATTGTATAGTCTGTTAATAGGTGCCACTGAAATGGGAATGGGTTCTGACACCATTTTAACTCAAATGGCGGCGGAGACTTTAGAGATAGGCATGGATAAATTCATTGTCCATGGAATTGATACTGATCTCTCTCCCTATGACACCGGTTCCTATGCCTCTAGTACAACCTATGTAACGGGTAATGCTGTGATTAAGGCAGCTGAAGATTTGAAGGGGAAAATGATGAGACAGGCTTCTGGGATGTTGGGGGTTCCATTGAAGGGCTTACGCTTTAAGGGGGATACAATAGGGGTGATTAATCATCCAGACAAGCAAGTGTCTTTAAATGAAATTGCTGCCGATGTAGGGGCAGGAGAAGGAAAGCAAGAACAATTAATGGGCTCAGGTACCTTTGGAGGAGATAAAAGTCCTCCACCCTTTATTGCAGGATTTGCGGAGGTAGAGGTAGATCTGGAAACAGGAAAAATTGTTTTGATAGACTATGTAGCGGTGATAGACTGTGGTACAGTGATTAATCCTAACCTGGCTCGAATCCAGGCAGAGGGAGGTCTGGTACAGGGGATTGGTATGGCAATGTATGAGGATGTTCTTTACGATAAAGCAGGTAGAATGATGACAAACAGTTTTATGCAATATAAAATTCCCTGTAGAAAAGACATCAATAAAATAACCGTGGCCTTTGAACCTAGCTATGAACCAACAGGGCCCTTCGGTGCGAAGTCAATAGGAGAAGTGGTGATCAATACCCCACCGCCAGCCATTGCCCATGCAGTCTTTAATGCAACAGGAGTCTATGTGAGAAATTTACCTATTACCCCCGAGAAAGTAGTGAAAGGTATGATGGAAAGTAGTAAATAA
- a CDS encoding DUF3870 domain-containing protein, translated as MYDKDTVYIVGHGRTSSDNAITHHYKIFFISFVVKIETTEIIDLECSATVDITKKFVHSLFIGKKLGEFDEEIEEEIKRRYFGSSQRAIIVAYKDGVKKFNECKQRYYDQ; from the coding sequence ATGTATGATAAAGACACTGTCTATATAGTTGGACATGGTAGAACCAGTAGTGACAATGCAATCACACATCATTACAAAATTTTCTTCATATCCTTTGTGGTCAAAATAGAGACAACAGAGATTATTGATCTAGAGTGTTCGGCTACCGTAGATATAACTAAAAAATTTGTTCATAGTTTATTTATTGGAAAAAAGTTAGGTGAATTTGATGAAGAAATAGAAGAGGAAATAAAACGAAGATACTTTGGTAGTTCCCAACGGGCTATTATTGTGGCTTATAAAGATGGTGTGAAAAAGTTTAACGAATGCAAACAACGATACTATGATCAATAA
- a CDS encoding dipeptide epimerase — protein sequence MKIIDIKVGRILIPLKKPFKTALRTVEHVNNIIVKIETDTGHVGYGEAPPTGVITGDTRGSIAGAIKEHIKNNILGMDIANFEEIMIRLEKSLVKNTSAKAAVDIALYDLFGQLYNAPVYKLLGGYRKEMTTDITVSVNDPEEMVKDSMDAVSRGFKTLKIKVGKNINLDLQRMDAIREAVGDDIHLRLDANQGWSSKEAIYAIKKMEDKGFNIEFVEQPVKAEDLEGMKAVTENVSTLILADESVFSPKDAIEIIRNRAADIINIKLMKTGGIRNALRICAIAEMYGVECMIGCMLESKLSVTAAVHLAAAKSVITKVDLDGPLLCKEDPIEGGAIFQDYKITVSDDPGFGFKNIDGIIWDS from the coding sequence ATGAAAATTATTGACATTAAGGTTGGAAGGATATTAATACCATTAAAAAAACCTTTTAAAACCGCACTTAGAACTGTAGAGCATGTGAATAATATAATCGTAAAAATTGAAACAGATACTGGACATGTGGGATATGGAGAAGCACCTCCTACAGGTGTGATAACAGGAGACACAAGGGGATCAATTGCTGGGGCCATTAAGGAACATATAAAAAACAACATCCTAGGCATGGACATTGCAAACTTTGAAGAAATAATGATTAGACTGGAAAAATCACTTGTGAAAAACACCAGTGCAAAGGCTGCTGTGGATATTGCACTATATGATTTATTCGGACAGCTGTATAATGCACCTGTGTACAAGCTACTAGGGGGATACAGAAAGGAAATGACCACGGATATAACCGTTAGTGTCAATGATCCAGAGGAAATGGTTAAGGATAGTATGGATGCAGTGAGTAGAGGATTTAAGACTTTGAAAATAAAAGTAGGTAAAAATATAAACTTAGACCTTCAAAGAATGGATGCCATCAGAGAAGCTGTGGGTGATGACATTCATCTTAGGTTAGATGCCAATCAAGGTTGGAGTTCTAAGGAAGCCATATATGCTATCAAGAAAATGGAAGATAAGGGATTTAACATAGAATTTGTGGAACAGCCAGTCAAGGCAGAGGATTTAGAAGGAATGAAAGCAGTAACGGAAAACGTGTCAACACTCATATTAGCTGATGAAAGTGTGTTTTCACCGAAGGATGCCATAGAAATAATAAGAAATAGGGCAGCAGATATAATCAACATCAAGCTTATGAAAACTGGTGGCATTAGAAATGCATTAAGGATTTGCGCTATTGCTGAGATGTATGGAGTAGAATGCATGATAGGTTGTATGCTTGAAAGTAAATTAAGTGTGACTGCAGCTGTACATTTAGCAGCAGCAAAAAGTGTCATAACAAAAGTAGATTTAGATGGACCCCTGCTTTGTAAAGAAGATCCCATAGAGGGTGGGGCAATATTCCAAGATTACAAAATTACTGTTTCCGATGATCCAGGGTTTGGATTTAAAAACATAGACGGAATCATATGGGACAGTTAG
- a CDS encoding S66 peptidase family protein — MLKPKALKKGDTIGVIAPSSPALPEKVTGANKKLEEMGFKVKMASSCYETHGYLAGQDKLRADDLNDMFKDKEIDGIICLRGGYGAPKIVDKIDYEAIKANPKVFVGYSDITSLHIAMNQISGLVTFHGPMAATDIAGGLDDFSEKEFIRAITNPEPMGMIQNPNGIKVQTLVGGEAKGTIIGGNLALLTATMGTPYEVDTKGKLLLIEEIGEEPYRVDRMLTQLALGGKFKDAAGIILGDWNDCDPQKHKSSLSLMEVFKEIIVPFGKPTIYDLKAGHCRPKVTVPFGVNAHLNADTGELVMEESATI; from the coding sequence ATGTTAAAACCAAAGGCGTTAAAAAAGGGAGATACAATTGGTGTCATTGCACCCTCTAGCCCAGCTCTACCTGAAAAAGTAACTGGGGCAAATAAAAAGTTGGAAGAAATGGGATTCAAAGTAAAGATGGCTTCTAGCTGCTATGAAACTCATGGTTATTTGGCGGGTCAAGATAAGCTGAGAGCTGACGATTTGAATGACATGTTTAAGGATAAAGAAATTGATGGCATCATTTGTCTGAGAGGGGGCTATGGCGCACCTAAAATAGTAGACAAGATTGATTATGAAGCCATTAAAGCCAATCCAAAGGTTTTTGTAGGCTATAGTGACATTACCTCACTGCATATAGCAATGAATCAAATCAGTGGTTTAGTCACATTCCATGGACCTATGGCAGCAACAGATATCGCTGGGGGATTAGATGACTTTTCAGAGAAGGAATTCATCCGTGCTATTACAAATCCAGAGCCTATGGGAATGATACAAAATCCCAATGGAATCAAAGTACAAACTTTAGTCGGGGGAGAAGCCAAAGGAACAATCATTGGTGGGAATCTTGCATTACTTACAGCAACCATGGGGACCCCCTATGAGGTGGATACAAAGGGAAAGCTTTTACTAATTGAAGAAATCGGAGAAGAGCCCTATCGCGTAGACCGTATGTTAACACAATTAGCCCTAGGGGGAAAATTTAAAGATGCAGCAGGAATTATATTAGGGGATTGGAATGACTGCGATCCTCAAAAACATAAAAGTAGTCTGAGTTTAATGGAAGTTTTTAAAGAAATTATTGTGCCCTTTGGAAAACCAACCATTTATGATCTAAAGGCTGGCCATTGTCGTCCAAAGGTGACGGTTCCATTTGGTGTGAATGCCCATTTGAATGCTGATACCGGAGAGCTTGTGATGGAGGAAAGTGCAACCATTTAA
- a CDS encoding dipeptidase — MDKKKIIEDMIIIDGHTDIPRDVYLREKKGEENVFKENHYLQLKKSGVNIIFANIFTKCPPRDSMKVAMLHIENLLGTIAKYDDVVLIKNKSDLDFVLKTEKLGIVLSLEGVEPLDSSLALLNIYYQLGLRAGMLTWNSANEFASGADHIEGGLTDLGKLTIEKMNELGIIVDVSHLNEESFWDVLQLNKRPTIASHSNAKALFNHPRNLTDQQMLAIAKNGGVIGAVSYFSKVDKENPDKIRHSDDDTETIDDFIKHIEYMVNLLGYDHVAFGFDFNIYLGDFGVEGLESAENIKDVIALLIDRGHSIEDIRKIAGGNWIRILNTIL; from the coding sequence ATGGATAAGAAAAAAATCATTGAAGACATGATTATCATAGATGGCCATACTGATATACCTAGGGATGTCTATTTAAGAGAAAAGAAGGGCGAAGAAAACGTATTTAAGGAAAATCATTACCTACAATTAAAAAAATCAGGTGTTAACATCATTTTCGCTAATATTTTTACAAAATGTCCGCCCAGGGATTCTATGAAAGTAGCCATGCTACACATTGAAAATCTTCTCGGAACAATAGCAAAATATGATGATGTCGTTCTTATCAAAAATAAGTCTGATTTAGATTTTGTTTTGAAAACAGAAAAATTAGGTATCGTTCTTTCCTTAGAAGGGGTTGAACCCTTAGATTCTAGTTTAGCGCTTTTAAATATATATTATCAACTTGGTCTCAGGGCCGGAATGCTCACCTGGAATAGTGCCAATGAATTTGCCTCCGGGGCCGACCACATAGAGGGTGGTTTGACAGACTTAGGCAAGTTAACAATAGAAAAGATGAACGAACTGGGAATCATCGTAGATGTATCCCACCTTAACGAAGAAAGCTTCTGGGATGTCCTTCAATTGAATAAACGACCTACCATTGCATCCCATTCAAATGCAAAGGCATTGTTTAACCATCCAAGAAACCTGACAGATCAGCAAATGTTAGCCATTGCAAAAAACGGTGGTGTGATTGGGGCAGTTTCCTATTTCTCTAAGGTTGATAAGGAAAATCCAGATAAAATCCGCCACTCAGACGATGATACTGAAACCATTGATGACTTTATAAAACATATTGAGTATATGGTGAATCTCCTTGGATACGATCATGTGGCATTCGGATTTGACTTTAATATCTATCTTGGAGACTTCGGTGTTGAAGGACTTGAAAGTGCTGAAAACATAAAGGATGTGATCGCCTTACTAATAGACAGAGGTCATTCAATTGAAGATATAAGAAAGATAGCCGGTGGGAACTGGATTAGGATATTAAACACAATACTATAG
- a CDS encoding helix-turn-helix domain-containing protein, translating into MKQYEKILIIYTLNKVGGNKTKASEILDIKRQTLYNKIKEYDIGNS; encoded by the coding sequence TTGAAGCAATATGAAAAAATATTAATCATTTATACCTTAAATAAGGTAGGGGGCAATAAAACCAAAGCCTCTGAAATTTTAGACATTAAAAGGCAGACATTGTATAATAAAATTAAGGAATATGATATAGGTAATTCTTGA
- a CDS encoding MerR family transcriptional regulator has protein sequence MKYSIGQFAATLGVTVDTLRLYEKYGIISPIKNSENNYRYFNDLDARNLLTSRWYRSIQIPLQDAAILTQNASLDNIAEKVNETQLNLEAEIKKSTMLLNKIVGINKELKEIKTEINKCKIKAMPGMYRLKQTKGNVLIQEDFLRDLVDTWMNALPYTFFSFRIEKKEIVSLKKAFEYSWGLAIFEDEIGCFDVKMNENVEYISPKVYLSSIILSSQGEHITRDSIQFMMDYIKENNYKITEDIIGKIILTEKINGKNKSYLELNIPIQSHE, from the coding sequence ATGAAATATTCTATTGGGCAATTTGCTGCCACACTTGGGGTAACGGTGGATACATTGAGGTTATATGAGAAATATGGTATTATTAGTCCAATTAAAAATAGTGAAAATAATTATAGATATTTCAATGATCTAGATGCAAGAAATTTGCTTACGAGCAGATGGTATAGAAGTATTCAAATACCATTACAGGATGCAGCTATCCTAACTCAAAATGCTTCTTTAGATAATATTGCTGAAAAGGTCAATGAAACACAGCTAAATTTAGAAGCGGAAATAAAGAAAAGCACTATGCTCCTAAATAAGATTGTAGGAATCAACAAAGAGTTAAAGGAGATAAAAACAGAAATAAATAAGTGCAAAATAAAGGCAATGCCTGGGATGTACAGATTGAAGCAAACCAAGGGCAATGTTTTGATACAAGAGGATTTCTTAAGAGATTTGGTAGATACATGGATGAATGCCTTACCCTATACATTTTTCTCCTTTAGGATAGAAAAAAAGGAAATTGTATCCCTAAAAAAAGCTTTTGAATATAGCTGGGGATTGGCTATATTTGAAGATGAAATAGGTTGCTTTGATGTGAAAATGAATGAGAATGTTGAGTACATTAGTCCTAAAGTCTACCTATCCTCTATAATACTTTCCTCCCAGGGGGAGCATATCACTAGGGATTCAATACAATTTATGATGGATTATATAAAAGAAAATAATTATAAGATAACAGAGGATATCATCGGCAAAATAATACTGACTGAAAAAATAAATGGTAAAAACAAATCCTATTTAGAGCTGAATATCCCTATACAGTCTCATGAATAA